DNA from Desulfovibrio sp. X2:
TGTGGGTGTCGCCCAGCCAGCGCGCCACCATCTCGCATCCCAGGGCCACGAGGATGGCCGCGGGCACGAACTTGGGGATGAACGGCAGGACGCGGCCGAAACAGACCGCCGCGGCGGCCAGGATCACGGCGGCCGTGAGGGCCGCGAGCGGGCCGCGCGCGCCGCTGCGCCAGGCGGCCATGGTCCGGGTCTCGGAATAGGAGCCCGGCGTTCCCCCGGCAAAGGCGGAGAGGATGTGCGCCTGTCCGAGCGTCTTCAGCTCGTCGTCGAGGTGGTAGTTGCCGCGCACCTCGGTGTCGACCTCCGTGACCGTGAGCATGGCCGTGGCCACGACGAGGCCTGCCAGGGCCACCATGTAGCCGAGGTTGTCGAAGATAACGTCCCACTGGATGCGGTCGATGAACCCCGGCAGATAGATGACCGAAATGTTGCGCGGGGCGTATCCTGCGAAGGCCCAGCCGTTCTGCGCCATCTCCTGCGGCGAGGTGCCGAGCAGCTGCACGCCGAAGACCGCGCCCGCCAGGAGCAGGACGAGCAGCAGCGGCTGGACCAGGGGACGGCGGAAACGCCGGGCCGCCAGGAAGAGCAGCACGCCGAGGCCGAAGGCCGGGAGCCATTTGAGGCAGACCTCGGTGCCGAAGGCCGGGGTGAGTCCGGCAAAGCAGACCATCTGCTCGTCGAGGAAGACGAAGACCATCTTCAGCACGAGCACGCCGAGGCCGGCCAGGATGCCGCCCACGACCTGGTGCGGTACGAAGCGCACCCAGCTGCCGAGCCCCTTGGCTCCCACGAACCAGAAGAGCAGCCCGGCCAGGAAGGCGGCCAGGGACACGCCCGCTATCACCGTGGGCAGGATGACCGTGGCGGGGTGGTTCGCCAGCAGAGCCGCATGCATGGACCTGACCATGAGCGCGACCACGGCGGCCCCGGCGATCTCCGGCCCGGCCTGGACAAAGGGGATGCGGCTCCTGAACGCCGCGTAGAGGGCGAAGATGGCGCCGGTGGCGAAGACCGCGGTGAGCCCGTGGGGAAAGTCGATGGGCAGCAGGCTGCCCGAGAAGATCAGACAGGCGACGGAAAGGCAGGCGAGCACGCCGGAGAAGCCGGAGAAGACTCCGGCCAGCACGTCGGCCGCGGAGTTGCCGGAGGAGAAGATTCCGGGCCGGGGGGCCTGCGCGGTTTCCTCGGCGATGGGGATGGAGGGTCCGGTGGACGCGCGCGGCTCCTCGTCCTCCCAGGTGGGCGTCTGGACGTCGTCCAGGGAGATGGGGCGCGGGGCCGCTTCCTCGCCGCCCTGTCCGGCAGCTTCCGGACCGTCCTGCCCCTTCCGGCCGTCCGACGGCTCCACGCCGCCCTCCTCGGGCGCGGGATGGAGCAGCACCGGAGGCTCGAGGTCGTCGTGGTCATCGCGCGCCTCCGGCGAGGAGGGCTCGATGCTCACGGAATGGCCGCATTTGGGGCACGGGATGCTGCGCCCGAGATACTTGTCCGCGACGTCCTTGGTCAGGCCGCAGTTGGCGCAGTGAAAGACGGCCACTGGGCAAACCCCCTCCGGTTTTGGTCGCATCCGGCCCCCGGGAGGTCCCGGCCGACGGGGCGCTGTGCGCGTGTGACCCGACCTTACCTCAACTCCGCGTCACGAATCAACAAATCGAACACGAAATACCGCATGGCCGAAGGCTCGGCGCCCGCGGCGCAGGATCAGCCCTGCTCCTCCCACTCGCTGCGCACGCGGTTGACCACGTCCTGGATCAGGGGGAGCTGTTCGCCGGGGCAGACGCCGATCAGGGGCTGGCCGCTCTCCACGTTCTCGCCGAGCTTGAAGTAGACGGCGTAGATCTTCCCTTCCGGGCCGTTGTAGGGGAGCACTGTCTCGCGCTTCATGCGCGACATGATGAACAGTTCCATGCCGGGGCGCACTTCCACCGCGTT
Protein-coding regions in this window:
- a CDS encoding SulP family inorganic anion transporter is translated as MAVFHCANCGLTKDVADKYLGRSIPCPKCGHSVSIEPSSPEARDDHDDLEPPVLLHPAPEEGGVEPSDGRKGQDGPEAAGQGGEEAAPRPISLDDVQTPTWEDEEPRASTGPSIPIAEETAQAPRPGIFSSGNSAADVLAGVFSGFSGVLACLSVACLIFSGSLLPIDFPHGLTAVFATGAIFALYAAFRSRIPFVQAGPEIAGAAVVALMVRSMHAALLANHPATVILPTVIAGVSLAAFLAGLLFWFVGAKGLGSWVRFVPHQVVGGILAGLGVLVLKMVFVFLDEQMVCFAGLTPAFGTEVCLKWLPAFGLGVLLFLAARRFRRPLVQPLLLVLLLAGAVFGVQLLGTSPQEMAQNGWAFAGYAPRNISVIYLPGFIDRIQWDVIFDNLGYMVALAGLVVATAMLTVTEVDTEVRGNYHLDDELKTLGQAHILSAFAGGTPGSYSETRTMAAWRSGARGPLAALTAAVILAAAAVCFGRVLPFIPKFVPAAILVALGCEMVARWLGDTHSMFTRKDDYGVLVFVFLVTVFLGFRMGVGVGAVLAMMILIMRYGRVNVIKFALSGAANRANVDRAPEQLRLLREQGGQIHILRLQGFIFLGSTSTILKQLRERFLASDQPPVRFVILDFRLVNGLDSAVIIGLRKLRQLAEEFGVTLIFAGLPFEVEGQLQGVGFALNDPAGVTRSFVDADFALEWCEDRLLEDAGKLAERAVSIEDILRSALPDPAVVSGFVGYLERIEVRKGQAVFRQGDPSDAMYLIQSGHLNVQLELEGNKIIRLVKMGAGTVFGEMGIYAEAPRSASVVATEDCVIYRLSKKMLEEIQSRDPHLASAIHRFVVNRLAERLGEANAKIRDLVK